GCGGGATGGTACGACCGCTTCTTTGGGCacaagctcgacgcggcgcgcctcgacatGTACGCTCCCGAGGATGCGCCGAATGCGCCGGCGGTCTACGGGCCGCTGCACGAGTACTTCTCCGAAGGCAACGCGATGCTCACAATCCAGCACCTTTCGGAGGGTATCGGCTACCGCGTCGTtggcacgcagcagcacaTTGACGCGGAAAAGTGGGTGCAGTCCATTCTCGAGCGCTACGCTGGCGTGCACGACacgggcgacggcgcgtacTCGACCAAGGTCGAACTCTTTACGCAGTTTGGCGATGGTGCGCACCGTTTTGACATTCTCGGCCATCCCGTGTGGAAGCAGTACTACTCCATGTCGAACTTGATTGTGCGCATTTCCGACGGGTCGCCCGAGAGTCTCGAGAATACGCTGCTGCTCAATGCGCACATCGACAGCACGCTCCCGTCGCCGGGAGGTGCGGACGATGGTGCGGGTGTTGCGATCATGCTGGAGCTCCTGCGTGTGCTTAcgctgcgtggcgcgccCCAGGTCAAGCACGGCATTATCCTCCTCTTCAACAATGGCGAAGAGAGTCTGCAGGACGCCTCGCACATGTACATGACGCAGCACAACGAGACCAACCAGAACATTCGCGCGGTGGTCAACATGGAGGCGTGCGGTGTTTCGGGCCCTACGCTCCTCTTCCAGGCGACCGACAAGGCGCTCATCCACGCCTACGGCAAGGTCCCGCACCCGTTCGGCACGGtgctcgcgagcgacgtcTTTTCATCGGGCCTGATCATGTCCGACACCGACTTCCGCCAGTTTGTCGAGTACGGCAACGGACTGCCCGGCCTCGACATGGCAATCGTCGGCTCGTCGTACCTGTACcacacgcggcgcgacaTTCCCTCGCACAttgagcgcggcgtgctgcagcactTTGGCGAGAATGTCTTTTCGCTCgtcgactcgctcgcgctggaggacgcgtcgccgctgccgggcgtgcgcccgTGGCCGTTCAAGGCGAAGCAAATCATGCCGATCTACTTTTCGTTCCTCGGGCAGACCTTTGTCGAAATCCAGCCCAAGACGTTCAAGGGTATGGTGATCGGCACTGCGGTGCTCGCCAACTTTTTCCTCAGCACGCTCAACTCGTCCGAGGTGCGTGTGAATGCGATTTCGTACGCACTCATGTgctcgctcgcggtcgTGGGCAACCtgatcgcggcgctcctcggtgCCAACAttgtcgcggcgctcatgcgcctgctcgaggtccCGATGTCGTGGTACGCCCACGAGTTCTACGCAATGCTCCTCTTTGTACCGCCCGCGCTTGCAGCGAtcgtcggcgtgcagctcgtgctCCAGCGCTCGGTCGAAAAGACGCGGCAGCCGTACCTCGAGCACTCGTCATTTGTCGGAAGCTACATCCTGTTCACCTTTGCCCTGATGGTGATGAACATGTACGGCCTTGGCTCTGCCTACCTgatgctcgtcgcggtTGTTGCGAACCTCGTCCCAGTGGTGATCAACGACTTTTTGTTCGTCGGCTTtgggcgcatcgccgacgacctcgtcgcggcggaccgccgcgtgcacTTCGCTACGTACTTTATCAGCGTGCtgtgcgcgtcgacgatcgGCGCAGAAGGCTTTGTCTCGTTCCTCGACCTGATCGTGCCGCTGATGGGGCGCATGGGCACCGACGTCCCGGTCGACCATGTGATGgcgtcgctcgtcgcggtcctCACGATGCTCAACTCGATCGCCATCGTCCCGCTCGGCCACCGCTACGGCGCTCCGTTCATGAAAAAGACCATGATTCTCCTCGTGTCGCTAAGCGTGCTTACTACAGCCTTCTTTGcctcgccggccgtgccgacgtttgacgcgctgcatccccgccgcctcctcgtccaccACGTGGAAAACATCACGAGCGGCGAGTGGCACGTTGCCATgagcacgctcgacgcggcgccggttcccagcgcgatgcgcaccgacATTGAAGgcgtgctcctcgacggcgcgccgaacACGACGCTGtcgtggcgcagcagcccAGCAGCCGCGGATATGGACATCCTCTTTCCGCTCACGCACTTTAtcgacacgcagcgcctcggcctgcccgcgacgccggcacgcgcagcggcggcggcggacaCGAACCGCTGGCGCGACTTCCGCCTGacgtgcgcaggcgcggtgAACGAGGCCGAGAGCACGCGCGAAGTGACCCTGCGTCTCGTGCATCCCCGCCTGGCGTGGTCCACACTCTCGTTCGACGCGGACGTGATCGACTGGGACTtccccgcgccgccgccgcaaggcATGCGCCGCCACCATCTCAAGGACGTGTCACGCCTCGGTGCGGACGAATTTACGATGCGCATCGTCGTGCGCATGAcgcccgacgagctcgccgcctACCGCAGCGAGAAGCACGCGCCCAAggacacgctgcgccgctcgccgcccgcccacgacgcgacgccgacgagcgcgtggcgcctcgcggtgcACTACTCGGGCCTCGACTCGGGCGGGATGTATCCCCACCACAAGTCCAGCGGCATGGACCGTTTGTCGATGCAGGACTTTGTCAAGCTCGACACAATGCTCCTCGAAAAGTACCCCGAGGTGGATACGATGCTCATGACGGTCATTGCCGGTGTCGGCGAGTGCTAAATAGCGCGTAGCGTACTTCCGATCGAGAAAGGATATGGGCAGAGACTCGcgtcgccgatcgccgGCAGTTGCGCCTGGTGCTTGTTCGCAAAGGAGAGTGCGGCGACTGTGTGAGAAGAGAGACGTACGTAGAAACATGCGTAAGTCCGGCATATCGCTGCCGCCGTACGCAATGTGCATGCTGACGACCCACTGCTCAAACGtggcgccgaggcccgcGGCCTTGTCCTCGGTAAGCGCCTTATGCGCGGGCTTCCCGTCGCGTACCCGGCCGTCCGCACGCACAGAGAGTGCAGACGCCAGCCATGAGTACGGCGAGTGAAAGACGGGGTGCGCGGGCGGCtgctcggtgcgcggcgacgcgacgGGCGACGTCGACTCGGCCTTGTGCCACGCGACGACCACATCGACTACCGCGGTGCCTTGGTGCACCTCGgcatcgaggcgcgccaggaTCTTGTCGAcagcctcgcgcaggcgccgctcggtcGCTGCGTCGTCGACATGCGGCTGGGTCAGCAGCGGGAGACGTACGAGTTCCACGCCTAGCACCTCGTGCGTCGtcggctcgagcgtgccgaggaggcgcaaGAAACAGATCGTATGGAGTATGCCTAGCAATGCGGCACCTGCATCGTCACGGCGCACCGTCTTGgtcagctgcgcgacctaCCATGTCGTGCGTAAagagccgcggcgctggctcCTGCATAGTGGAGGCGGGGTATCAGCTACGAGAGAGTTACGTGGCGCTCGTAAAAGGCGAGCAGGGCCTGAGGGCAGCGCTGGTTCGCGACGGCGGTAGGGTAAAAGAGGCGATTGCCGTCGTTAAAGACGACCCATGCCACGAGTGCATCCGActtgtcgcgctcgagcgcatcaaTGTGCGATACTTGGCTGTCCCACGACGGCATCGCGTCGTACTTGTCGCGTGCCtggacctcggcgcgggACATGCCGGGGAGGACCGTCGAGGGGAAAGCCTCGGCTACGCCCACGTCTGTGTCTTCCGTCTCGGACTCGGGCACCAGCATCGACGagacgtcgaggcggtaGGCCTTGCGGGACTGCTCGGCCGTATCGCTTGCGACACGGACGCGCACCTTGGACGCGGAcgcggacgccgccgaggacggCACGGGTGTCGACGGGGCCCTATGCTGCGCGCGGGATttcggcgccttggcgtgGGTGGGGGTCGGCTTTGTTAcagagcgtgtcgagggaggcgccggcgccgatTTCTGTGCAGAAAGGGATGCAGAGGCTGCAGTGGGGGTTTGTACAAGAGGAGCAGGGGCAACAGGGACCTCGGTCGCACTGGGGGTAGAGGCAGGCACAGCCTGCGtttgcgcaggagcgggGGCTTGCTCAGAGTCTGGCGCAgatgccgacgacgacgcagGTGCAGGTGCCGGCGCTGTGGGAGCGTGCGCCAATGTCTCGGGCGCACCCGAAactgccgccgcgtccgagtcTGCGGCATCTGCCGAGTCCGATCCAGGAGCACGATTCGAAAGCGACACGGGTCTCGGCTCCGGCCCAGGCGCCTCAGACTGCGGCGTGGGCACCGGGTGAGCACTGGGCCGTCGGCCTGGTTTCGACGCCGATCGCATTccacgccgcgacgccgagccacgcgacactgcgcgagcaggtggTTGGGGCATCAAGATCCGCTCCGAAGGAGGGCGCATCACCGACAGTGCGggaggccgcgctgcgcggcgggctGCAGGGGCCGATGATGCAGATGATGCCGGGGCAGGCGCCGCATTCGCTGCTCCCGCCGAAGACGACTCTGCGTAAACCGTGTTGGATGGGATCCCGTTGGGAGTAACAGGTGGTACAGGTGACTCGGTATGCATAGCGGGTATCCCGGATGACTTGGCACCGCGTTTCTTGGACGctggctcggcacgcgGAACAATATCATCATCGTCCACCAATGGCGCCCGTGATACACTCGGTTCCTCTTTTGCGGCCAGCACCCGTCTCGAATCAcgctcggacgacgacgcggacAGAGGGTCCGAGAGCGGCTCGGAAAGCGGCTCGGATGCTGCGCTAGACACTGTCCCCAAGTGCTGCTCCTGCATTGTCTCGGTCCCTGCGACGGGCCCCGACTTGGGCGGTGCGTCGGAAAGTGGCTCGGACGGGGCTTCGGACAAGGACTCGGACGGGGCGTCGGACAACGATTCCGAAGCATCATCCAGCCCATTGCTCACTCCGAGGAGCGTACCTAGCTGCTGCGCATTTTGGGCGCGTCCTGGCAATGAATCAGGTCGCGACACATCGTTCGACTCCCCATCCAACTCGGGCAACGGATCGAGCGACAATGCGTCGTTTGAATCGCCATTTAGCTTAGGCAGGGAGTCGAattgcggcgcgtcgaccgccaTGTcctccgccgcctcgttcCTCGGCTTGCTAGTGCCGCGCTTGCTGTGTCTTGGTGCGGACCTTTTTGCTCCACGCGACAGAGCGGCACTTGCGAGCGGCGCTTTGCTATTGTTCGACGAAACCTCGCCAGAGTCCACGTCCATTGCGCCaggctcgagcggcgctcgctgcggaGCCTCAGCCTGCTGAGACTCTTCGTGCGAGGGGCCTTCCATCGGTTCGAGCACGGCAATGCCATATTCGGTCATGGAGTTGTCGCCTTCCGGGCCGTGGTATACGACCGTCTCGTCGCCCATACTGTTTATAGATGTGTCCGGCTCGGGTGTCCCGGTCATGTCCGCCATATAGGACTCGTCCGAAAGCGGCTCTTTTATCAAGGGGACGCCGTCCGCCatcgccttgcgccgcatAGACGCGAATCGCATCGAGTGCAGCCGCATCATTGCAGCCTTATTGGTGATATGCTGCCGGTCGGTCCAGTACTTGAACACGAGCTCCTCCGCGTCGACCGAGCCTTCTTCCGGCTCCCAGGAAAAGGTTTCATCGTCCCTCCATTTGACGAGGTACTCCATACGGTCCTGTTCCTTGTTGTAGCGGTGTAATAGGATCGAGTCTACAAGCGCATCCTCCTTTCCATCATCCATACCTCCGCTtgggcgtgcgcctgcgtccGACGCACGTCCGCTCATCATCCTCAAGAAAGGGCCTCCACAGCACGTGGCAATTTTTCACAACGATggcggcggctcgtgcgcagctgcgggcgctcgaggagcagtTCTATAAGCAGTTTGCCGTGCCGGGCAAGGACAGTGTAAATAATGTGAAGGGCGAAGAGAAGGAAGACGAGGAAGATGAGGATGAGGATGAGGATGAGGAGGATGAGGACCACGTCAAAGAGGATGATGATGAAGAGGATGACGAGgatgacgaggacgaggacgaggacgaggacgactACGAGTCGGGTGAAAACAACGAAGACCTCGACGATGACGAGGACCTACTCCAGGCGGCGATGTCTTCCAGGCCCCCAGCTCCCAAAGCGCCCGCccaagcgcctgcgccgaccaagccgcggcgcgtgcccgAGACGGTCGTCTTTTCCGACAAACCGAGCGCGCCCGCAGCACCGCTCTCTGcaagcgcacggcgcaaCTTTATGGTACGTCACACGCCCCTAACGCAGTCCTCGAAAATCGAGAAAATCGACGCAAAAGAAGAGTCGCGGCCAACGCGTGcagacgaggacgaggacgaggaggaggaccAGCGCGCAAACGACCGcaagcttgccgagcttcTCTCTAcgtcgctctttgcgcccggctcgagctcctcgtcgcagaAGCGCAAGCTCACGACGACCACGAACGAGACGCTTGCCCGTGTAATGGAGCTTTCCACGACCGATACGCTCGATGCCCATGCGGCCGGCAGTGGGTGGGGCGATAAGCAGCTACGTGCGCAGGACCTCGGCAAGATGCCCGCGCGTATCCGTGCTGGCCTGCGGCGGGCCGctggcgagcggcgcgagcgcgagattGCCACGCAAAAAGAGCTCGGTCTATGGAACCCCAAGCTACAGAGCCATTCGCAGCAGagccgcggcacggcgacggagcgcggcagcaaggcgacgcagcccaagcagcgtgcgcgtggTATCGGCAGTGGTATCGGCTCCTTCCGTGGCGGCACGCTCCATCTGTccgacgccgacgtgcggcgcatccAAGGGCCCAAGCGCGCCAAGACGCAAGGCAAGCGCCCTGGACGAAAGTCCACGTGATAGAAATATTTTGTTAACGATGGCCTACCAAGTGGACAGGGAGACGGCCggggcgcatgcgccgccgcccgcggccgAGTTTGTGATGGATGAGGAGGAGGAtgaggaggacgacgacttTGAAGGCTGGCGTGAAGACGACCAGCCCACCAAGGCGCTGTTTGTCAGCGACACGACCGTCTACCCCAAccccgacgcggcgctcgcgcaggccaaggccgacggctgcgacgtgcgcgcgctcgtgagccgcctcggcctcgatgcgctgcaggtcATCCGCCTCATCAACCatgtgcgccgtgcgcgccttgcgcccAAGGACGTGTCCGCGCTCACCGGCCAGGAGGCTTTCCTGAgcgacgatgccgagctgcagccgGTCGAAGGCTACGAAGACGACGGACTGCTGCAGGTCGACTTTGACGAAAGCCCCGACATGGATGCTGCAAccgagcttgcgctcctgcgcgacgcgtaccacgagctgcgcctgcagtacgccgagcgtgtcggCATCAGCAACGAGGACGCCCAGTCGACGTTTGTCAAGCCCACGCAGCCGACCGGTGTCGACGCGCACTACTTTGACAGCTATGCGGGCCACGATATCCACCAGACGATGATTGCGgacagcgtgcgcacgctctcgTACGCCAAGTTTATTCTCTCGCCGGAGAATGCGCACCTCCTGCGCGGCAAGACGGTGATGGACGTGGGCTGCGGCTCCGGTATCCTCTCGCTGTTCTGTGCGCGCGCGGGTGCGAAGCAGGTGCTTGCGATCGACGCGAGCGAGgttgcgacgcgcgccgaggccaacATTGCCAAGAACGGCTTCCagcacgtcgtgcgcgtgcaccgcggCAAGAttgaggagctcgacgcgcagctcaaTGCATACGTCGGCCAGGTCGACTTTCTCGTGAGCGAGTGGATGGGCTACTTTTTGCTGTACGAGTCGATGCTCCCGTCGGTGCTCTATGCGCGCGACCGCTACCTGCGCAagggcggcacgctcgctcCGTCGCACTGCCGCATGCTgctggccgccgcgacggaccgcggcagcggcgtgctgcgcgagcgttTCCGTTTCTGGGAGAATGTGTACGGCTTTGCGATGCCGAGCATGACCCAGGGCCTGATGAACGAGGCCGCGACAGAGGAGGTCGAGGAGAATGCGATcgtgagcagcgcggccaACATCTGCGACctgccgctcgaggagcttgcCGTGAAGCAGCCCGAGTTTGTGTCGTCGTTCGAGCTCGAGTGCTCCGAGGCGTGCCCGGTGTACGGCTTTGTGTCGTGGTTCGATACGTGGttcgcgccgacgccgggcgtTGCCCCGCAGGACCTGCCGCCGTGCACCGTCGCACCGGTGCagccgagcgaggtgcACGCGCTCCACCTGCACGGCAACGAGGTGACCGGTGCCGAGGGCGGCAAGGGCGAGACGGTCTCGTTTACCACGTCGCCGTTCGGCAAGCAGACGCACTGGAAGCAGACCGTGTTCCTGCTCAAGACGCCGATCGATGCTGTACAGGGGACCAGGATCACGGGCGAGATCCGCGTGCACGCTTCGGAGAGCAATGcacgcgagctcgacgtcgagaTTCACtacgacgtcgacgacccGCCTCGGCCGGGCGAAAAGCGTGTGCAGTCGCGCCTTGTCCAGCTGTACTCGGTGCGTTAATAGCGAGGTAGGAGGAAGAGGGACTGGACGTGGACAAGGAGTCTGCGGCGAGCAACGAGCGGCGTGGCCGAGCAAATCccgcgcgcttctcgagggcaagcgcgccgctcctttGGCAGTCCGCTTTTCATCTCTAGCTACACAGAACTAGCCCTATCTACTGCCGTACATTTAACCACCCAGCGACCGCAGCTCCGTCCGGATCTCGCCCTCCGACTCGATCTTTTGCAGCTGcgtctgctcgagcacctcgcccttgtcgcggcggtccttgagctgctcgatCGCCTTGAGCTTCTTGGACAggttgcgcaggcgctttTCGGTGCTGCCCGCCTCGCTGTTGTtcgcgccgacgtctgCGGCGCCCATCGCCGACTTTGGTgcggccttgggcgccggcggcgcagcgcccggcggcgcgcccggcaccTTCTTCTTGCCGCGGCCTGCCGGGGCCGTGTACTTTTGCtgggccggcgcgggcgccgggCCGAGGTCCTCACCCCGGCGGAGGTAGTCGGACGTggacgcgcccgagctccGTGCGCCAGGAGGGCGGTATGCGCCCGTGGGCCGCGCGGTCGTGGTCTTTTTCGCGACGACctccgcggccgcggcgcttgcctgcggcgcagggggGATGTCCTTGGGGAACGGCGGCGGTGCCTCGCCCGacgggcgcagcgacacCTGGTAGGTCTCGTCGACCATATACACATGCACGAGCTGGCCCGAGCAGTGCCAGATCTTCACGCCGTTCTCCACGCGCAGCCGGGGCGACAGGGTGCCGGTGAGGATGTACTGGCCGTCCGGCGACCACTCGAGCACCGTCGAGTTgctcgcgtcgagcgtAAACAGCTTGCCGTTCTTGAGGTTCTCGCGGTCCCAGATATCCACCGTGCCCGCGAGGTTGCCAAAGCCGGCCATGCAGAACAGACGTCCCTGCGGGTTGAATGCGATAAAGTTGCGCGGCTGCGTTCCGAGTTCGGCGATGATGTTGACGCGGTACGAAAAGATGACCGCCTTGGCGGGCATGTAGCCGTAGATCACGACAAACTCGCGCGAGTTGGGGTTCCACGCAAAGTCGTGGATCGGGCCCTCCTTGTCGAGGCTCACGCGGCAGTCAAAGTCGCCCCGCGCCGAGAGCATGTACAGGTTCGTCTCGCCATAGTACGACTTGCCGGTCTGGTCGTGGTCCGTCGCGGTCATGAGCAGAAGCGAGGTGCCTGCGGCGTTCCACTTGAACGTCACCTTGTCCGCCTTGAAGAAGGACTTttgggcgacgtgcgccggcgtcggaGTCAGCAGCGCCGACAAGGCGTACACCTTGACAaaggccggcgcgcccttTTTCTCGGGGAAGAAGACCGCGACCGAGGGCTGCGGCCCCGGCCCCAGCTGGAAGGTGCCAATGTTCTCCAGGCGCAAGCGGCCGACCGGCCCCTGGGCGAGCTTGCTTGGCTCGTACAcctgcagctcgctgccggcCTGGCGGACGCAGTGCGTCTCCGTTTCGTTGAATTGGAAGAAGCACCCCTCGAGCTGGCGGCGCTCAAACTCGGCCAggggcgcgccggtgctcgtcTCCCATACGCGCAGGTTCTTGCTCCAGCTTGCGCCGTTTTCGTGCTCGGTTTTTGCCGGGCGCTCCCACGTCGAGAGGTAGGTGCCCTTGGGCGAAAACGACAGCTCAATCCCCTTGGCGACCGGAAGCTGGTGGCGCAGGCTCacctgcgcgtcgcccaccTCGTAGATCGCGATGCTTTCTTCGAGAGCCACCGCGAGGTACTTTCCGTTGGGACTGTACTGCAGCATGCGCGCGCCCACATGGTTTCCGTCGAACCCGCTCAGTGCCGGGAACTCGGGCACGCCCGCATGCACTCCGAGGCGCTTCTGCGCGCGATCTTCATCAGCAAAAGGTACCTACACGCCCACTGCATGCTCTCGGCCATCGTCGCAAACAGAAAGCTATAAAGATTAGCTAAGCACGTTCGggcctgccgagcgccgccatGCGGAGTGTGTTGACGTTCGGAGCTGTGGCCAGTGCCTGGGCGCTGGTCGCAGCAGTGCGTCCTGGTGACTTTAAGAAGTGCGAGGACACGTCGCTCTGCCGCCGATTCCGCCGGATCGCTGAGCACGCGGAAACGACGGGCGTCGTCTCGCCCTActcggtgccgagcggcggcgagatGGACGGCcaccagctgcgcctcgacgtgagcagcgcgctgcaccccGACATTCGATTTGATATGGTCTTTTCGTTCTTTGAGGACGgtacggcgcgcgtgcagatGGACCAGGGAGGAGAGCGGTACAACAATCTCCGCCGCTACAACGAGGCGCCGGTGTGGGCCATCGCCCAGATGCCGGAGCCTGCGTCGAATATCGCGATGGAGTACAGCAGCGACACACAAAAGACGACCGTGCAGTGGGGCACGGCCCAGAACGAAATgatcctcgagcacgagccgCTCCGTGTACAGttcgtgcgcgacggcatTGTCCAAATGATCCTCAACGACCGCTCGCTCCTGCACATGGAGCACTTCCGCCCGAAGCCCGAGGTTTTCCCGAGCCCAGAGGAGCCCGAAGATGCCAAGTCGTCGCTCGTCTTCCAGAAGCGGGCTGCCGACCTCGCTACGCGCCACGGACGCCGCTCCAAGCCGTCGCGCGAGACGATCGAGCACTGGGCCGGGTTCGAGAAGGAGGACCATGGCGAGTGGGAAGAGTCGTGGAGCGGCACCAAGGACTCGAAGCCCAAGGGGCCCGAGggtctcggcctcgacgtgTCCTTCCCAGGCTACGGCACGCTGTTTGGCCTGCCCGAGCACGCCTCGCCCCTGTCGCtccgctcgacgcgcgcgccgcctgcgggcgaggaggaagaggcggGTCGCTTCACGGACCCCTACCGCCTGATGAACACGGACGTGTTCGAGTACGAGTACGACTCGCCCATGGCGCTGTACGGCAACGCCCCGATCCTGCACGCCCAGAGCAAAGGCAGCGGCGTGAGCGTGCTGTGGCTCAATGCCGCCGAGACGTGGGTCGACCTGCACAAGACCAAGCGCCGCCCCGGCCCCGCGGTGCTGAAAGGCCGCGCAAGCGagcgctcgtcgctcgacgagacgctGGTCAAGGGCGGCACGTCGGACCTCTCGTCGCACGCGCACTTTTTCTCCGAGGcgggcgtgctcgacctcTTTGTGTTCCTCGGCCCGTCCGCGGAGGTGAACATGGAGCGCTTCACGTCGCTGGTCGGCCGTacggcgctgccgcagTACTTTGCGATCGGCTACCACCAGTGCCGCTGGAACTATCTGTCTGACGACGACGTGAAGGACGTGAGCGTGCAATTTGACGAGGCGGATATGCCGATGGACGTCATCTggctcgacgtcgagtACAGCAAGACCCGCATGTACGGCGTGTGGGACAAGCGCTCGTTTATCGATCCTCTGGGCATGGTCGAGGcactcgacgagcgcggccgcaaGCTCGTCATCATCATCGACCCCCACCTGAAAACGACCTCGGAGTACTACCTGTACGACGAGGCGAAGAAGGGCGACCTGCTCGTCAAGAACGCCGACGGCAAGACGGACTACGAAGGCGAGTGCTGGCCGGGCCAGTCGAGCTGGATCGACGTGTTCAACCCCAAGGTGTGGGAGTGGTGGATCAGCCAGTTCCTCCTGCCCAAGGGCAAGCTCGAGGGCAACGCGCGCAACCTCTTTGTGTGGAACGACATGTCGGAGCCGGCCATCTTTTCGGGCCCGGAAGTGACGTCGCCCAAGGACGTCATCCACCACGGCAACTGGGAGAACCGCGACTTGCACAACATCAACGGCCTCATCTACCAGAACCTCACGTCGATCGGCCtcacgcgccgcgagctcgggaCCAAGGACAAGCACGGCCTGTcgggcgtcgagcgccggccgtTCGTCCTGAGCCGCGCGTGGTGGCTCGGCTCGCAGCGCTTCGGCGCGATCTGGACCGGAGACAACATGGGCACATGGGAACACTTTGCCGGATCCGTGCCCATGATCCTCCAGAACGGCCTGGGCGGAATGAGCTTCTGCGGCGCAGACATTGGTGGCTTCTTTGGCAaccccgacgaggagctgcttGTGCGCTGGTACCAGGCCGGGATCTTTGAGCCGTTCTtccgcgcgcacgcccacATCGAcaccaagcgccgcgagccgTACCTCTACGACGGCGAGCCACgcaaggcgatgcgcggccTGCTTCAGCTGCGCTACCAGCTCCTCCCGGTCTGGTACACAGCCTTTTGGCAGAGCAACGTCGCGGGCCAGCCGGTGCTCAAGACGCAGCACCTCCTCTTCCCCCACGATGAGAACGGGTtcgcggtcggcgaccaGTTCTACCTCGGCGACTCGGGCCTTCTTGTCAAGCCCCCAGTGACCCAGGGCGTGGACCGCGTCGAAATgtacctcgccgaggaccaGATGTACTACCACTACTTTACCCAGCACGAGtaccgcggcgcacagagcggccgccgcgtcaCCGTCCCCGCCCCGCTCACCAACGAGGTGCCGCTGCTGATCCGCGGCGGGTCGATTttgccggtgcgcgagcgaaaccgccgcgcggcagagctgcagcgccgcgacccTTTTACCCTGTACATTGCGCTCTCGCGCAACCGCCaaggcacgcgcgccgagggcgagctgTACATGGACGACGGCCAGACGTTTGCCTACCGCGACCAGAACGCGTTCATCGCGCGCCACTTTGTGCTGGCGCAGGAGAAGGgcgtgcaccgcctgcGTGCTTCCGCGCTCACCGGCAAGGACGCCAAGATCCCGAACAGCGacgcgacggcgctgcAGACCGCACACAATCCGTTTGTGCAAGAAATCCagtcggtgcgcgtcgagcgcatcgtgaTCCTgggcctcgagcaggagccACGGAcgatcgtcgcgcacgccgccgacggaCGCACCGAGACGCTGTCCTTtacgtggcgcgcggcggccaaggtcgcacgctcggcgacggaCAGCAGCGAGATGCGTGCGTCGGAGCTCGTGATCCGCGACCCGCGCATGCTCATTGCGCAGGACTGGTCGGTGGAGATTCAGTAGAAGGGATGCAATGTTTTCACTAGGGAgcggcctgcagcgccacgGGCTGTGCACTATATACATCGACGACCGTCCGGCGGTCC
This region of Malassezia japonica chromosome 8, complete sequence genomic DNA includes:
- a CDS encoding uncharacterized protein (TransMembrane:9 (i315-334o716-734i746-774o786-807i819-841o847-874i886-907o927-947i959-978o); EggNog:ENOG503NV70; COG:O; MEROPS:MER0011461) yields the protein MSDPWGPLKLPLSDLAAGSLAGAAQVIVGQPLDTIKVRAQIAPPGMFKGPMDILTTTVRKEGVRGLFKGMASPLLGIAAQNSFLFAAFSVAKRAVSPTPDLSIGQVASAGAMAGAANSLFASPVELFKIRMQAQYGGKTDKTLAQVAREIWRKHGFRHGVMRGFWVTVLRETPAYAGFYGAFEGTKRTLRANLYPDLAKDAPPPLWVLMVSGSTGGIANWLACYPIDVVKSRVQLSTAPLHGLGYIPRAFAEVAREQGLGGFIRGLSPTLLPAAPAPAAPAPAPQEQEQLTPEEAKRVPLTYTPTKKHALRELPLLALFVVAIVSVTLYFHYLLPVPKEATTAADPRPHAPISAGWYDRFFGHKLDAARLDMYAPEDAPNAPAVYGPLHEYFSEGNAMLTIQHLSEGIGYRVVGTQQHIDAEKWVQSILERYAGVHDTGDGAYSTKVELFTQFGDGAHRFDILGHPVWKQYYSMSNLIVRISDGSPESLENTLLLNAHIDSTLPSPGGADDGAGVAIMLELLRVLTLRGAPQVKHGIILLFNNGEESLQDASHMYMTQHNETNQNIRAVVNMEACGVSGPTLLFQATDKALIHAYGKVPHPFGTVLASDVFSSGLIMSDTDFRQFVEYGNGLPGLDMAIVGSSYLYHTRRDIPSHIERGVLQHFGENVFSLVDSLALEDASPLPGVRPWPFKAKQIMPIYFSFLGQTFVEIQPKTFKGMVIGTAVLANFFLSTLNSSEVRVNAISYALMCSLAVVGNLIAALLGANIVAALMRLLEVPMSWYAHEFYAMLLFVPPALAAIVGVQLVLQRSVEKTRQPYLEHSSFVGSYILFTFALMVMNMYGLGSAYLMLVAVVANLVPVVINDFLFVGFGRIADDLVAADRRVHFATYFISVLCASTIGAEGFVSFLDLIVPLMGRMGTDVPVDHVMASLVAVLTMLNSIAIVPLGHRYGAPFMKKTMILLVSLSVLTTAFFASPAVPTFDALHPRRLLVHHVENITSGEWHVAMSTLDAAPVPSAMRTDIEGVLLDGAPNTTLSWRSSPAAADMDILFPLTHFIDTQRLGLPATPARAAAAADTNRWRDFRLTCAGAVNEAESTREVTLRLVHPRLAWSTLSFDADVIDWDFPAPPPQGMRRHHLKDVSRLGADEFTMRIVVRMTPDELAAYRSEKHAPKDTLRRSPPAHDATPTSAWRLAVHYSGLDSGGMYPHHKSSGMDRLSMQDFVKLDTMLLEKYPEVDTMLMTVIAGVGEC
- a CDS encoding uncharacterized protein (EggNog:ENOG503P61D) encodes the protein MAAARAQLRALEEQFYKQFAVPGKDSVNNVKGEEKEDEEDEDEDEDEEDEDHVKEDDDEEDDEDDEDEDEDEDDYESGENNEDLDDDEDLLQAAMSSRPPAPKAPAQAPAPTKPRRVPETVVFSDKPSAPAAPLSASARRNFMSSKIEKIDAKEESRPTRADEDEDEEEDQRANDRKLAELLSTSLFAPGSSSSSQKRKLTTTTNETLARVMELSTTDTLDAHAAGSGWGDKQLRAQDLGKMPARIRAGLRRAAGERREREIATQKELGLWNPKLQSHSQQSRGTATERGSKATQPKQRARGIGSGIGSFRGGTLHLSDADVRRIQGPKRAKTQGKRPGRKST